GGTAGAATGTTCAATTAACCACGTCACCCGCCATTGAGCCAAACGCCTGTTACCGCCTAGTGCTTCTTTTTCTTCGTCCGTTTGTCGGTCAGTCGTGCGGTTGGACAGACACACTCTTTGCCAAGTTTTGGCTTGCGTGTCGGCTTGAGCGACTTGGCAATGTGTGTGGCTGTGAAGGGTAGGGTTATTCATTGTCAAAGTATTTGTTTACATATTCTAATGGGATTTTCTCTTGTTCAAGTCTCCAGTTGTTTGTTTTCAAAATCTCGTAAAGCTCTTGTTCTTCGTCTGTCAAGTTAAGTTTCGTTGAAATGTTAGTCGGTGTTCCATTATCGTTTTCAAAAAACTTGTCAAAGGATTGCTTGTCCATTAAAACACTTCTTGTCTGCGGAAAGTAAGTCCTGAATTGTGAAAGAATTTCAAAGCCTTGGACGTCTATGTCGCCCCAATAAAGTAATTTAAGATTGTCAAACCACCGTACATTTTTAAGATTGAAAACACTAAATCCACTACCAAAAATTGCAATGGTATCATTCATTTTCGGAAGTGTCAAAGTGGTGTAGAGTGTTGTCTTGTTTTCTACGACCAATACTTTAAAGATTGGTAAATCCAATTTTTCAAATTGGCTAACTGGAATTGCAATATCATCAATTCCTGAAAAAAATCTGTCCGATATTGTTTTGTCAAGAACTTTAAACCGAATTTGAGGCTCAGCGTATTTTAAATTAAACCTATTTTCAAATTCTTTTTCTTCACTTTTTACGTGTTCCGAGATTAGAATATCTAGCAGTTCCCTGATAATGCTTTTATTTCTCTCGACAAATTTTGTGTGAACTTTTACGGGTAATTCCCTAATGTAGAAATTTGGTTTTGGATTTTGTTTGAAGTATTGACACACTTGCAAAATGTTCTGCCATTCATTTGCATTGTCAATGACTCTTTTGGGATTTTTAATTATCCATTCTTTGAGTTCAGGGAATTCCCGAAGGATTATCTCAACATTTAACTTGAAGGAATCAACTTCATTCTCTTTACCTAAAAATTTCAAAAAATCTTTTTCATTGTCAAAGTAAATTGAAATTGGCAAATCTTGAACTCCTAAATACTTTGTCTTTACTTTTTGAAAGTCCAATGTATAGCCAAAACCCTTTTTCACTTTTGAATGGCTATGAATTTGTTGAATTTCTCTTTCAAATTCCGACAGTGAAGATTTGGTGTACGACTTGTCGCCACGAATAACCAATTTCTCAAACGGTCGCTGTTCAACCAAAGATTGAAGAAAGGAAATATACTTTCTTTCGGTTTTGTTCTTTATTTCCTTTGGTGTAATCATTTAGCTAGATAATTCACTTTTTCTTCTTTGAATTGTTCAATTGGCATATCATACAACCACGAATGTCTTTCTTCTTTACGCTCAACAAAGTGAACAAATGAAATATCGTTTTCTACAATATGAATATTGTCACTTGGTGTAACGACCAGTAATTGCAAATGAAGTTGTTTACAAAGTGTAATTAAGTACCGTGCTTTGTCTTCATCTTGAGCCTTGAACGCTTCATCAATGGCAATGAAGCGAAAAGATTTAGATTCTAACCCTTGATTATATCTTGTTAATCCAAATTGATAAGCTATGGCAGAACCCAAAATAGTATAAGTAAGTTGAGCCTTTTCACCACCTGAAAGTTGCCCCATTGCTTCATAAGTCTTAAACTTTTGACTTGTTTCCTTGTAAAATTCTTCAGCTTTGTAACTAAACCAAAAGCGAACGTCCATTACTTTTTTCCGCCATTCTTCTTTATCTAATCGTTCTATAAATGGTTGAATGTGATTATTGAAATGATGTTTCCTGCCTTCAATATTTTTTTCCATTTGGTAAACATTGGGAACGGCTTCTTCTAAAAGTTTTCTAAACTCTTTCACTTCATCATTAATCTTGTTAGGTGCAACAAGTTGAATGTAGGTTTGGGGTTTATTTTTGAAGTCAATCTCTTTTAAAGATTCGTTCAAATGTTTGATGTTTTCTTTGATTGAATCTGACCAGTTTTCAAAGAACATTCTAAAATCCCCAACTTTATTAGTAATTGTTTCTTGCAAATAGTCGTTGAATTTCTTTTCAAACTTTGGAAGATTATCATTCTCCAATCTAGCTAAGAAATTTTGATATTCACTGATTAACTCTAAATGTGTTGAATCGGGTAGGGAATTAACATCAGAACGCCAATCCTTGAATTTACTTAATATAGCTTCTGAAGGCTGTTTAAAATCGTTTATCTTGATAATTACTTCTCTTTCTTTCGTTTGCTTTTGTACTTCAAGTTCTCTTGTTTGTCTTGAATTTTCCTTTTGGAATCTCTCACGACTTGTTTCAAAGGTTGCGTATTCAATATTCAACAAATCGGAATGTTGTTTTTCAAACATTGAAACATCAACAATTCCCAATGGCTCATAAATAGATTTGTTACTCCTGATTGATTGTTCAATCGTGGCAACTTCATTTTTCTTGGTAAATATTTCTTGTCCTTTATTAAAAATTTGAACATCTGAAAGCTGTTTCAAAGCGTCTTGAACCTTTTTTAAATCTTCTTGAAGCTGCTTTACTCGATTGTTTGTTTTTTCTAGTTTATCTTTCTGTTCTGTTTTTTGTTGAATCTCGTTCGCATACGATTGCCAATTTATATCATCATACTTTTCAAATTTTGAAAATAAATTATGGCATTCATCCTTGAATATACCTAAGTTTTTTATTTCAATATTTTTGTTTGCAATCGCTTTCTTATTTTCTGTTTGTTGATTTTGAAGATTTATCAATTCTTTCTTTAAGGAGGTGAGTTTTTCTTTGTTATCCCATCCTAACACAAAATTTTCCTTCCGAGCAATATGTGGTCGGTCGTCTTTTTCGTGTTTGCCCCTTTTGAATTTTATCAATCCATTTTGAGTAATTGCCATTTCGTGGAATTGCTCAAATTCCGAAAGATTATCTACGCACACAAAATCAAATTGTGATTCCAAATAGTTCTCAATCCAATCGAAATATTGCATTTTTGGTTTAATTTCAATTTTGTTGATTAACGACTTTTCATTAAAACCTTTGTTCTTAAAATTTTTGAGATAGTCTTGTTCTTCAAATTTGTCGTAACGAATTCTACCTTTCAAATTATTGCTGTTCACATATTGATTCACTGATGAATAGTACTTTGGTGGAACAATCAATCTCAAAGCAAAATTGTGAAGTACTTTCTCAATTGATGATTCCCACTTCATTTCATCATCTTTCACTTTAATCAATTCTCCGATGAAAGGAATTTCTTCTCTACTTGCTCCAATATGCTCAATTAGTTCTTCACGAATACGAGCTTCATTAATAGGAATATTGTTCTTGTTTTTTTGAAGTGTTTGAATTGTTGCTACTAATTCTTCGGTTGATTTAGTTAAATAATCTTCCTTGTTTTTCAAGGAACGGAGATTTTCATTTTCAGAATCAATATCCTGTTGAGTTTTATGTTTTAATTCCTTTGCTTTTTCTCGGTTAGTAATAAATGTTTCTTCGCTTGGATTGGTTTCTAATTCAATGCTTTGTGCGATTTTATTGTACTCATCAAGTTTAACGCTTCTTAAATTTTTACTCTTTTCTAATCTTGTGATTTCAGTTTTCAATTTTTCAATTTGATTACCAACTTCATCAGACTTTATTTGAACTGTCAAAT
This window of the Ignavibacteriota bacterium genome carries:
- a CDS encoding AAA family ATPase gives rise to the protein MLSLFSTSSDKAGFRLQYMEVYNWGTFNEKVFRINPKGNNSLLTGANASGKSTYIDALLTLIVPAKKDRFYNQSSGVEKKGDRTEETYVLGHYGNIQEEGKTSTSTQKLRDTNTYSVILASFSNADQKQITLFQVRWFSNNELRRQFGIAHVPLEVESDFGQFDSKGNWKKVLDKKYNSNVTKKKIEFIDGPNAYAERLADLFGMRSTKALTLFNQVVGVKVLEDLDDFIRTNMLEEQDAEAEFIQLKESFLTLMDAKTNIEKAKEQIKQLKPINEIAIELTNIKADLFQLEKSKETAVYWFAQKGVELGEKELEKCKEELHRLNNELAELKEKESVLKNQETDLTVQIKSDEVGNQIEKLKTEITRLEKSKNLRSVKLDEYNKIAQSIELETNPSEETFITNREKAKELKHKTQQDIDSENENLRSLKNKEDYLTKSTEELVATIQTLQKNKNNIPINEARIREELIEHIGASREEIPFIGELIKVKDDEMKWESSIEKVLHNFALRLIVPPKYYSSVNQYVNSNNLKGRIRYDKFEEQDYLKNFKNKGFNEKSLINKIEIKPKMQYFDWIENYLESQFDFVCVDNLSEFEQFHEMAITQNGLIKFKRGKHEKDDRPHIARKENFVLGWDNKEKLTSLKKELINLQNQQTENKKAIANKNIEIKNLGIFKDECHNLFSKFEKYDDINWQSYANEIQQKTEQKDKLEKTNNRVKQLQEDLKKVQDALKQLSDVQIFNKGQEIFTKKNEVATIEQSIRSNKSIYEPLGIVDVSMFEKQHSDLLNIEYATFETSRERFQKENSRQTRELEVQKQTKEREVIIKINDFKQPSEAILSKFKDWRSDVNSLPDSTHLELISEYQNFLARLENDNLPKFEKKFNDYLQETITNKVGDFRMFFENWSDSIKENIKHLNESLKEIDFKNKPQTYIQLVAPNKINDEVKEFRKLLEEAVPNVYQMEKNIEGRKHHFNNHIQPFIERLDKEEWRKKVMDVRFWFSYKAEEFYKETSQKFKTYEAMGQLSGGEKAQLTYTILGSAIAYQFGLTRYNQGLESKSFRFIAIDEAFKAQDEDKARYLITLCKQLHLQLLVVTPSDNIHIVENDISFVHFVERKEERHSWLYDMPIEQFKEEKVNYLAK